ACATTTGGGTTTATGCGTGATATTGAAGCGTTACAATCAAAAGGTTTGTGTTTAGGTGGTAGTTTAGATTGTGCTATTGTTGTTGATGATTACAAAGTACTTAATGAAGATGGTTTACGTTTTGAAGATGAGTTTGTTCGTCATAAAATGCTTGATACTATCGGTGATTTGTACATGAGCGGTCATAACATGATTGGTGAAGTTGTTTGTTATAAATCAGGTCATGCTTTAAATAACCAATTATTACAAGCATTATTGGCAAAACAAGAAGCATGGGAATACGTGACATTTACTGAAGAGCAAAGCGTTCCACTTGCTTTAGGTACACAACAACTTGTTTTAGCATAAAACTCTAAATCAATATAATTTTAATCAATTGAACGCTTCCATTTAATGGAGGCGTTTTTATTTTCTAAAAAAGAGATTTTTATATGAACGGTAGCCACTTTTTTGCTCATTTATCACGATTAAAATTAATAAATCGTTGGCCATTAATGCGTAATGTAAGAACTGAAAATGTATCTGAACATAGCTTACAAGTCGCTTTTATTGCGCATGCCTTAGGGATTATAAAAAACAAAAAATTTAATGGTAATGTTAATCCTGAACGAATTGCATTATTAGCTATGTATCATGATGTTTCTGAAGTGATAACAGGAGATTTACCAACGCCAACAAAATATTACAATCCACAAATTACGATTGAATATAAAAAGATTGAAAAAATAGCACAACATAAACTTATTAATATGCTTCCTGAAGAGTTACGTGATGATTTTAAATTATTGATCGATGATGACTATTATGATGAAGCAGAAAAAAGTATAGTAAAACAAGCTGATGCCTTATGTGCGTATTTAAAAACGATTGAGGAACTTAGTGCTGGTAATAATGAATTTAGATTAGCTGAACAGCGTTTAAAAAAGACCTTATCAGAACGTAATAGTCCTGAAATGGACTATTTTTTAGAAGTCTTTGTTCCAAGTTTCAAATTATCTTTAGATGAGATAACCATGGATAATTAGTACCTTATTAGTATCTAAAAATTTATTATTGAAATCTATGATGCTCATAAACAATATATATGTAGCATCATATTTTTATTTTAAATTATTAAAAACTTAATTTAGCAAGTGCAGTAATATAATTTGAGTTTTTCTTGCTTTCGCCATAATATTGATAGTCAATATTAATATCAATCAGATTATAGCTATAGGTGAGTCCTAGTCCTAGATTGTATTGATTGTTGGAACGATTAGATGTATGAGAACTCATTTTTGATAATCCACTAACTCCATTGATAATGATATCACTATCAAACTCATTATGACTTAAATTTACTATATATCCTGTTTTAGCTCTTAATGATATTTGATTATCCTGATCTTTGAAAATTGAATAATCAATTGTCATATCCATTGGTATTAAAAATGCCGAATTTGACGCTTTACCATATTTAACCAGATCAATTTTATTATAACTAGCATTATGTGAGCTGTTTTCAGTATAGAGGTAATTTAAACTAATACTCGGTATTAAAGTTAACTTTTCTTGGACTTGCCAATTATATCCAATAGTACTTCCAACATTCCAAGTATTACTGTGGAATTTTTCATTAATTGAATAATAATTATCGTAGGTATCAAGGTGATTTTTTCCATAATTATAGCCAACATAAGCAGAAGTGGTAATGTTATTAGGAAAACGATAACCAGAATATAATTGGATTTGATAATTGTTTATATCAGAATCATTTGAAGATGCTGCTTTATCTTTATATTTACCCGATGTATAACTAAATGTTGTGCCGACTAAAAAATTATCTATTATTTTTTTATCATATCCCACGATGAAACCATTAGAAGTATATCTGTAACCAGAAATACCTTGGTAATTATTTGCACTTTGATGATGATTAATTAAATTTATCCAGAGATTATCATCCGTTCCTTTGTTATTTTGATCAAATTGTTCAATACGTTTATTTAATGTATTTCGAGTATAATTGAATGAACTCAGTGCAATTTCTGTTAAATGCAACCCATGATTATTATTATATAATCCTGCTAAATTCTGATTGAAATATAATGGAGTATTTTTATTTTCAATAGCTAAATTTCCTCTTCCTATGGCAGCTAGAATATCCCAATTTAAATCACCAGCTAAAGATTTATCAGAACTTACATTGCCGTTTGTGGATGTATTGTAAAGCGATTCATATGATACTTTTGCTAAATTTTGTGCAAAACCTTTGGCAATATTTTTAACTTTTGTTCCAACTTGCTCGTAGTAACGAGAAATTTGTCGTTCTGCTGCCAATTTTGAATGTTGTACATTACTAAAGTCGGTGACATTACTTGCATTAACAAATTTGAGCTCATTTCCAATTTTTTTAAAGTTTAGGTCACCATAAATATTCTGAATTAGCGCTTTAGTTTCGCCATCTTTAATATTAGAAATATTTAAGGAATTATTTGCAGATAATACGGTGGCATTTATTTCAGAGGAAATATATTTAAGACTGTTTTTTATAAAATCATCGGTTGCAGAGATCTTAGCGGAAGATAGAATATTAACATTATCTCCATGAATAGTATTATATTGTTTGGTATCTGATATACCAAAATTAATAGTTCCAGCAATATTTAGATGAGAGGTATTATTATGTTGATCACTTATATATAACGAACCTTTAGATGATTCAATTGTGGCTGTTTTATCAATATTAAGTTGTCCATTAGATGAAAGTTTAACAAAACCATCCCCTCTACTAGCAGTTAATATACCTTTATCAATAACATCAAAATTACCACCATGACTTAAATCAACAGTACCACCGCGCATAATGATCATTTTTCCAGTTTTACCTACTACAACAGAAGACCTTTGAATATCATTATTAGTTGTCTCTAATACTGTTTTAGCACCGATAATTTCTATATCGCCACCTGTTATATTAAAACTACGTGTAATTAGTCTTGCTGGCGATGATGATGTTCCCGCTAAATGGTTATCACCACTATGGATATTTGTATCACCATCTACTTTCACTGTTGTTTTTCCAGTAGTTGTTTGGCCAGTTCCCATGACATTACCAGATAAAATCATGAGTCCGCCTCTTTTTTTGTCCGCGCCTAATTCGACATTAATGTCCCCTGTTACATGCACATCTATATTATGATCAATAGGATCATATGGAAAATCAGTATGCAACCCTAAATAATCAGTAAAAAACTTTGTATCGAATTTACCAATCCAAGTATCATTATAAATTTGAAAATTACCATTAACCGTCATATTAATATCACCGCTAGCAATCGAAGCTGGTTCTGTTGTGGTTTTTCCAGTAAAACCAAGATGAAATGATCCTTCACTATTAACGATTAAACTATCTGATGTTGTAATATTGATAGGTAGATTACTGCTGTTTGTGAGAAAATAGCGTTCATTGATCTGGTTGAAAGGCAACTTTATATCTGTTGATGCATCATAATTATATGCTTGAGCATAACTTGCGCCAAATACCGTTGTTATTAGAAAAGAAATAAGTTTGATTTTCATTGTTTTATTTAAAAATTATTATAAGGAAATAAAATAATAAACTATTGAGAATGATAATCAATAACTTTTAAGTTGTATGTATATTGGCTTAACTCAATATCTGCTTATTTGATAGCAATAAAAATTATTTTTGATAAATATAACGTTTTACAGGTCGACCAATTGATAAATAGGTTAAATAACTCTCAAGTTCGCCTAGTTCCTCCAAATAATCAAGATATTTTTTTAAAGATATTCTTGATAAATTAATTAATTCAACAATTTCACTCATTGAAAATTCATTGTTATAGCTAATAATTACCTCTCTAACCTTTTTTAGTGTTTGACTATCAATACCTTTGGGGAGATTTTTATAATGAATAGTTGGTTTTGCAAAAATACGATCGTCTAGCTGGTTTTGATTAAGTATTTTTGATGATGATAATAAACGAATTCGTTCTTGGTATGAAATTAATGCAGTTCTTAATCGTTCAAAAGTGAAAGGTTTAACAATATAATCAATCACACCTAAGCGTAATGCTGTTTGGATATCGGCAGTATTACATGCAGCTGTAACCATAATTATATCAATTTTCGGATAACTAATACGTATATGTTGTAAAAGTTCGAGCCCATTTAGTTTTGGCATAAAGACATCAAGTAAAATAAGATCAATATGGTTATCATGGATAAAATGTAATGCCTGTTCTCCATTATTGACATTGGCAATTAAATTGAAACCAGAGATCATTTGTAAATACTTTTTGTTTAATTCGGCAACCATAGGATCATCTTCTACTATTAAAACTTCAAGCATTAATTTCTTTCTCCTTATAGATCTCTTTTAAAGGCAATAATACTTTAAAACAGGCTCCTTTTTTATTATCTAAATCACATAATTGAATATGACCATTTAATTCATCTATGCTTGCTAAAACTAAGTAAAGCCCAATACCTCGATTATCCCCTTTAGTTGAATACCCTTTTTGAAAAATATATTGTGTATCTTCTTCTGAAATACCTTTACCATTATCAAAGATCTCTATTTGCAAGGTATTATTGGATATAATTAAATTTACATTTATCTGTTTCTCATCTAAAAATTGAACAGCATCTAAACCATTATCAATAAGATTCCCAAGGATTGTTATTAGACTATGGGTCACAGAGGTATTGGGAATAAGTTTTAATTCACCATCAACATTTAAAGATAGGCAAACGCCTAATTCTCTTGCTCTGCTAAACTTACTATTTAAAAAACCAGCAATAATAGGATCTTTTATTGTTTGACTAATTACATTTGATTCAGCTTGTTTATTACCTATAATTTCTTCTAAGTAATCGATTAGTTCTTGCATATTATTGTTAAATGCTAAACCATAAATTACATGCAATTTATTGTTGAACTCATGAGATTGAGAACGTAATGCATCAGCATAACGATTTACTCCAGTAAGATTTTCAGCCAATTGTCGAACCTCAGTCATATCCCGAAATGAAGCAATGGCCCCAACTAATGATTCTTTTACAAACAAAGGTGTTCTATTGGTAAGAATTACGACACCATTGATATTTTGTTCACAATCATATTGAGCAACACCCGTCATCATGACTTCATATAATCGAGTATTGGGAATGATGTCGTCAATTTGTTGTCCAATGATATTTTCTTTACTATTACTAATACGTAATATGCGCCTTGCTTCATTATTAATTTGAGTTATAAAGCCTTGACGATTAACCACAACGATCCCTTCTTTAACTGTTCTGATGATTGCATTTCTCTCTTCAAAGAGCTGTGCCATTTCTAATGGCTCAAGTCCATATAGGATTTTTTTTATATTGCGGGATAGTAATGAGGCCAAAATGATGGCAATGACTAAGGATGCAACTAATGATAACCAAATAGGTTGACTTGTTCTTGCTGCTAAATGGTCAATTTTCTTTAGAGTTTGACCAACTAGAACTCCGCCGATTTGCTGATGATGCTCATTAAAAATAGGACTAAATGCACGAACAGAATCACCTAATGTTCCTTTAGCAATTGATGTATAAGATTCACCTTTTAATGCTCTTTGTTCATCACCTCCAACAACGAATCGACCTATTTTATTTTTATCAGGATGAGAATAACGAACACCTTGCATATTGAAAATGACGACAAAATCAACTTGCGCCAACTTTCGGACTTGCTCAGTATTTGTTTGAATAAAATCTAAATTTTGTGTGGTTAGATTTTCTATTTTATCAATAAAATCTTTTGAATTTGAAATTATATTAGCTATATTTTCAACTTGTTGACGCGAATGGGTTAAATACTCATCGTTTACAACATGGATAATATAAATATTTTGTGCAATAACTGAAAGTATGAATACTAAACAAATTAAGCTAATGAGTTTAACTTTTAGTGTTAATCGATTAAAGAGATACTTCATTTTTATCATTCAATTTATTAATACTAACATCATCGTCCTAACGTATTAAATACCTACTAACAAAAAAGATTATTAGTAGGTATATTGGAAATAAGTTAGATAATTTCAGAATGCTTATTAATATTTAGCTGCATTTTTTACACTTTCTGCAACTATTTTTGCCACATTTGGCTCAAAGGCATTTGGTAAAATACAATCAACTGATAATTTATCATTAGATACAATGCTTGCTAAACCTTTGGCTGCGGCTAATTGCATTTCTAATGTAATATTTTTGGCTCTTGCATCTAAAGCTCCTCTAAAAATACCCGGAAATGCTAAAACATTATTGATTTGATTAGGATAATCACTACGCCCTGTACCAACAATATAAGCTCCAGCTGCTTTGGCTTCTTCTGGAAAAATTTCAGGTGTTGGGTTAGCCATTGCAAAAATAATTGATTTTTCAGCCATTGTAGACACCCATTCAGGTTTTAATACTCCTGGCGCTGACACACCAATAAATACATCTGCATTCTTTACTGCATCTTGTAAGGTTCCACGCTGTTTTGAACGATTAGTTCTTTTTGCCATTGCCATATGATGAGAAGGTAGAGAACTATCATCTTCAGATAAAATTCCTATTTTATCGACTACTTTTAGATCTGTTACCCCAGCAGCTAATAGCATATCTGCAATAGCAATACCCGCCGCGCCCCCACCGTTTATTACCACTTTGGCTGATTCAAGTTTTTTATTTGCAACTTTCAGGGCATTATATAATGCAGCTAAAACAACAATTGCGGTGCCATGTTGGTCATCATGAAAAACAGGAATATCTAAAATTTCTTGTAAACGTTTTTCAATTTCAAAACAGCGTGGAGCACTGATGTCTTCTAGATTAATACCACCAAAGGATGGTGCAAGCGCAGCAATATGTTTAACAAGCTCATCTGGATCTTGAGTGTTTAACGATAAAGGAATTGCATCTACATTGGCAAATTTTTTAAATAATATCGCTTTACCTTCCATAACTGGAATAGCCGCTTCTGGTCCAATATTACCAAGTCCTAATACTGCAGAACCATCGGTAATGACTGCCACTAAATTACGTTTACTTGTATATTCATAAACAGATTCGGGATGTTGAGCGATCTCTGTACAAACAGCTGCCACCCCAGGAGTATAAGCAACGCTAAGATCTGACATTGAATTAACGGGTACTTTTGATTTGATTTCAAATTTACCATGCATTTGTTTACTAATGGCTAAAGCTTTTTCTTGAACTGTTGTCATGATTATTCCTTTCTGATTACACTTAAAAACTATTAAATTAATATCTAATATTTTTGTTATTTATATTGTATTAATTACTTTTAATGTCATAGATCTTCATTACTTTTATAAAATTGTGCAACTACATATGTAAGTATCTTAATAATGCTGTGGTACATATCACCATTAAAGCTCCTCCTAATCGTGTTGCTACTTGGGCAAATGGCATTAAGTTCATTCTATTTGCCGTTGACAGTATCGCTACATCACCTGTTCCACCCATACCACTTTGACATGATGAGATAATCGAAGCTTCAACAGGATACATTTTTAGGAAAAAACTACAGACAAAACCTGTCATTGACACGGTAAATACTACAGAAATAATGGTTATAAAATAAGGAATAGTTAAAACATTCACAACACTGCCTAAATCAATATATAGCAGACCTAAACCAGCCATTAAAGGGAAAGTAAAATTACCTGAGATAAATTTATACCATTGTTGACTACCACGTTCGACACTTTCAGGTAATAAACGAAAATATTTAACAAATGCAGTAGCAATAATCATTAATACTGGACCAGGAAAATGGGTAATCTTTTCCAAAATCATACCAAATATGAACAATGTGGCTAAAATCATCACCGCCCCACTCATTGCTCTGGCGTCTAATGGAGTTTTATCTTCTTTTAAAGCATCTGTTAATCCATCAAATTCAATTTTTACTAATTGGCCATGACCACTTAAATGAGGTTTTACTTCACCAATTCGACTCATTATGGCGGTAAAGGTAATTGCAAAAAAGTTACCTACTACTGTTGCAGGAATTAATGCACTTACAAATTTATCATAGTCTTGTTCAAGGATATTACTATAAGCGTTAGACAGTTGTAATACGCCTTCACCAATTCCTCCTGCCATAACAGGTGAAACAGTATAGAAAAATGCATGTTCCCAAGTATCACCAAAAGCAACAGCAACACACACACCGACTAAAGCAGCTAAGCACATACCAAGTAACATCGGAATCATCATACGAATAAAGCCTTGTATCAAAATGACTCTATGCATACCTAAAATACTACCACACACTAAGCTTGCAATATAAAAGAGTAAAAAATTAGAATCTTTCATTAACATTTTGGCTGCTGTTAAAGTATTTTCATCAAAAACACCGCAGTAAACTAGTAATGAGGGTACAATTAACGATAAAATTGCTGGTGCCCCAAATTTTTTAAAAAATGGTATATTTTGACCTACTGTCCCTAAAAACCAACCTAATGGTAAAATAACAGCAAATCCCCCAATTAGTGTTTTTGGCAACATATCTAATTGGGCAGCAATAATCACAATAATTGAACAAATCGCAAAAATGGGTAAGGGTAGCGATCCTATGTAGATTTTATTAATTTGGAAATCCTTCGTCATGCTCATAACTCAACCTTTTTGTTGTTTAATTTGGCTTTGGAACCTTAAACAGTATAGTTGTTGATGAAAAATTCAGAAGAATACGAAAGTTATATAACTAATTATGTAATTAATGTAAGTCATTTAACTATTTTTAAAAACATTAAATTTTTAACTAATAGTCAATCAGGAAAAACCGTATTTAAGTAAGCACTCTTGCGCTTGCTTATTTTGCAAAAAATCGATAAATAATTTTGCTACGATATTTGTTGGATTGAGTAGGGCTATACTATATTCAATAGTAGGAAGAAGATGATTGGGTATATCAATAATCGTTAATTGGGAATTTTGTTGTATTACGGGAGCATAATTGGCATAACCGATAAAAACATCTATCGTATTATTTAATAGAAAGTATTGAATAAGAATAAAATACAAAATTACTTTCTTAATAAAAAAGCGGTAATTAATACCACCTTGAATTTACTATAAATTAATCAATTTATATGGACTTAATTTAAAATAACCTATTTTTCTACTTTAGTCGTTGCATAAGGTCCATATAATATTCCATTTGCTTTTATTGGATTTTGTGCAAATAATCGTGCCGTAGCAACTCCTGAAATTGCAATACTGTGATCTCTGACTGTATCGGTGATTTGTGTAATTGCAGCAGAAATTAAACTCGCAATTAGACTATTGCTAGATTGTTTATTTTCTAAACTTGAAGCTGATGCAAAGTCCGTCTAGAGCTTTTTCAAAGCGAACATCGACTAGTTTTGTGTCTAATGTTTCCCGTGTGTCACTTTGAATAATTTAAAAAGAACTTTAATAAGGTGGATAGATTTAATGTTATCAAATTTACAATAGAAAGTTAGTATAGCTGACCTCAATAATAATTATACTAACCATATATTGCATTGAATAGTTTTATTATATTAAAAAAAAACAGCTATATAATTAAATGAAATATACTCAAACGTATGCATAACCTCAAACTTTTTGACAAAATTATTTTAAATTATGGCAATATTATTGACGTACTAAACACTCTTGAATTTTATCAACATCTTTATTTAGAGCCTCAATAACAAGATCAGGGTGATCCCTTTCAATAGTTTTAATATTCTCAAATCCATCATTTATTGATGAGCCAGTATATTGCTGAGCTTGCTTAATATTACTAAATAGGTAATGAATACCATTTTTATTACGAGTAGTGGTTAAAGTATAACTTACAAAATATTTTGAGTAATATTGATAATCTGTTACAGCATTAGCAACAACATTATTACCTTCAACAAGTTTTATTGTGTCGCCACCACTAACAGTAATTGATTGATGATTATTCATATTGTAATAAGACCACCAATGTGAACCATAGTAATTTTCATTAGTGAGTACTACAGGACTATTATCAAGTTCTTGTGCGATGCAGAGCGATAATGAAGAACGAAGTATGGTGATAGGTCTTGATGTACTATATTTCTTCAATATATCTATGCCAGACGAGTTTTGACCAATTTCTACTCCTTCAGTTTGATAAATTGACATCATTTTTTGAGATGTACAGCCAGTTAGCAAAGCAAATATTGTAAAAATTCCAATTAACTTTTTCATATAATGCCCTTTTTAGAGTAAGCTAATTAATTCTAGCTGTTTACGTATTGATTTGCTAGTGTTTGCTAAAGGATTATGAATATTAATCAAAAATAGATTGTTTATTGATATTAATTCAACAAGGTATACTGTTAAAGTAAAAATTAGATATGAGAGAAATTAAAATTCTCTCATTCATTTTGTTAAACCTCTTTACCTCGTAATTTGCGAGATAATTTTTTAAATCCGTGAGTAAATTTTTTAATTGCCATTGCCATAACGGGTACTTTAATTTTGATATTGAAACGTTCTTTTAACTCGATAGCATCATTGGCCTTAGTTAACCAAATAAAGCCTGAATTAGTCAAATCAATTGCTTTAATCTTTCCTTCTGGTGTTAAAATAAAATTACCACCATGTACATCATTCGAAACCAAATTATAACTATGTAACTTTTCAATACAATCTTTTACTTGATCGCCATATTTATTCATCTCTTCCCATTTCAAGGAACGACCTTCAACAAAATTGAATATCATATAGTGACGTTTGGTTTTTTTATCAAATGCGACCAAATAAAGCTCATAAGCGATGTCGCACTTATCAAGTGAAATTTTTGCTAACTTATGAATTAAATTGAAATAAAAATCACCTGTAATTTTAGCAATAATTCGACGCTCTAAACGTTCTTCTACACCGCCATCAATTTTAAAAATAAATTTGCTTTGATTATGATTAATTAGATATGTATATCGTTCTAATTTATCACTGGGATCAAGTAACTCATGATGTCCTTCTTCAGCCAAAAACTGATCAAAAAGGTCTAAATAATTTATTTCATTATTTTCTACATAAGCGAACTTCATATCGCCGTGTTCAATTTCAATAATGTTTGCAAAGTTATTCAAATTTTAAGTCCCAAGATACATCAAAAAATTGGTTTATCTTAAACACTATCAAGCTTAAAGTAAATGAAACTGTCAATTTTTAAGAAGATACGAATTAGGACAAACAATAGAGATCAATGAGTTATTTTCAATTCTACTCCTTAAAGTTAATAGAAAAGGATATATAAATTGACAAAATAAAGAACCAATTATAAAAAGTCAGCTGATATCTAATCATCTAAATCATCTAAATCATCTAAATCATCTAAATCATCTAAATCTTCTAAATGGAGATATGAGCCATTGATTTTTGCATAAACTTAAAAGTATTGGCTTTGTTAATGATTCGTAATAAATTTGTTTTTAATTTTTGTCAAAATTGATACTTTTCATTTGCAAAAAAAAGATATTTCTTCAACAATTCTATATTGTTATTTAGTTACAAATTATTTTTTATTAGATGGATAGCTAAATGCTATTCACGTTCTAAATATTATCAATTAACAATAAAATGTGATTAAGTTAACATTTTGTTTAAAAATAGGTTGTCCATAGTTGTACATAGTTGTCTATGGATGTATATTTAACTTAACCAATATTTTGGGGTAACCAATGAATATAAACAAATTTTCTAGCACACCACTTTACGTACAAGTGAAAGAGTGGATAAGAAATCAGATATATCGTAATGATTTGAAAGCTGGAGATAGAATTCCTTCAGAAAATGAGATTATGAGCATACTTTCTGTTAGTCGAGGCACAGTTAGAAAAGCGGTTGAATTATTGATTAATGAATCTGTTTTAGAACAAATTCAAGGAAAAGGAACTTATGTAAAAGCTGAAAATATCTCTTATCAATTAGGCTATGGTTTACAGTCATTTGCAGAATCGTTAGAGATGCAACATGTTAAGTTCACTACCG
The sequence above is drawn from the Gilliamella apicola genome and encodes:
- the yfbR gene encoding 5'-deoxynucleotidase; its protein translation is MNGSHFFAHLSRLKLINRWPLMRNVRTENVSEHSLQVAFIAHALGIIKNKKFNGNVNPERIALLAMYHDVSEVITGDLPTPTKYYNPQITIEYKKIEKIAQHKLINMLPEELRDDFKLLIDDDYYDEAEKSIVKQADALCAYLKTIEELSAGNNEFRLAEQRLKKTLSERNSPEMDYFLEVFVPSFKLSLDEITMDN
- a CDS encoding autotransporter outer membrane beta-barrel domain-containing protein; translation: MKIKLISFLITTVFGASYAQAYNYDASTDIKLPFNQINERYFLTNSSNLPINITTSDSLIVNSEGSFHLGFTGKTTTEPASIASGDINMTVNGNFQIYNDTWIGKFDTKFFTDYLGLHTDFPYDPIDHNIDVHVTGDINVELGADKKRGGLMILSGNVMGTGQTTTGKTTVKVDGDTNIHSGDNHLAGTSSSPARLITRSFNITGGDIEIIGAKTVLETTNNDIQRSSVVVGKTGKMIIMRGGTVDLSHGGNFDVIDKGILTASRGDGFVKLSSNGQLNIDKTATIESSKGSLYISDQHNNTSHLNIAGTINFGISDTKQYNTIHGDNVNILSSAKISATDDFIKNSLKYISSEINATVLSANNSLNISNIKDGETKALIQNIYGDLNFKKIGNELKFVNASNVTDFSNVQHSKLAAERQISRYYEQVGTKVKNIAKGFAQNLAKVSYESLYNTSTNGNVSSDKSLAGDLNWDILAAIGRGNLAIENKNTPLYFNQNLAGLYNNNHGLHLTEIALSSFNYTRNTLNKRIEQFDQNNKGTDDNLWINLINHHQSANNYQGISGYRYTSNGFIVGYDKKIIDNFLVGTTFSYTSGKYKDKAASSNDSDINNYQIQLYSGYRFPNNITTSAYVGYNYGKNHLDTYDNYYSINEKFHSNTWNVGSTIGYNWQVQEKLTLIPSISLNYLYTENSSHNASYNKIDLVKYGKASNSAFLIPMDMTIDYSIFKDQDNQISLRAKTGYIVNLSHNEFDSDIIINGVSGLSKMSSHTSNRSNNQYNLGLGLTYSYNLIDINIDYQYYGESKKNSNYITALAKLSF
- a CDS encoding response regulator, with the translated sequence MLEVLIVEDDPMVAELNKKYLQMISGFNLIANVNNGEQALHFIHDNHIDLILLDVFMPKLNGLELLQHIRISYPKIDIIMVTAACNTADIQTALRLGVIDYIVKPFTFERLRTALISYQERIRLLSSSKILNQNQLDDRIFAKPTIHYKNLPKGIDSQTLKKVREVIISYNNEFSMSEIVELINLSRISLKKYLDYLEELGELESYLTYLSIGRPVKRYIYQK
- the dcuS gene encoding DcuS/MalK family sensor histidine kinase: MKYLFNRLTLKVKLISLICLVFILSVIAQNIYIIHVVNDEYLTHSRQQVENIANIISNSKDFIDKIENLTTQNLDFIQTNTEQVRKLAQVDFVVIFNMQGVRYSHPDKNKIGRFVVGGDEQRALKGESYTSIAKGTLGDSVRAFSPIFNEHHQQIGGVLVGQTLKKIDHLAARTSQPIWLSLVASLVIAIILASLLSRNIKKILYGLEPLEMAQLFEERNAIIRTVKEGIVVVNRQGFITQINNEARRILRISNSKENIIGQQIDDIIPNTRLYEVMMTGVAQYDCEQNINGVVILTNRTPLFVKESLVGAIASFRDMTEVRQLAENLTGVNRYADALRSQSHEFNNKLHVIYGLAFNNNMQELIDYLEEIIGNKQAESNVISQTIKDPIIAGFLNSKFSRARELGVCLSLNVDGELKLIPNTSVTHSLITILGNLIDNGLDAVQFLDEKQINVNLIISNNTLQIEIFDNGKGISEEDTQYIFQKGYSTKGDNRGIGLYLVLASIDELNGHIQLCDLDNKKGACFKVLLPLKEIYKEKEINA
- a CDS encoding NAD(P)-dependent malic enzyme, which codes for MTTVQEKALAISKQMHGKFEIKSKVPVNSMSDLSVAYTPGVAAVCTEIAQHPESVYEYTSKRNLVAVITDGSAVLGLGNIGPEAAIPVMEGKAILFKKFANVDAIPLSLNTQDPDELVKHIAALAPSFGGINLEDISAPRCFEIEKRLQEILDIPVFHDDQHGTAIVVLAALYNALKVANKKLESAKVVINGGGAAGIAIADMLLAAGVTDLKVVDKIGILSEDDSSLPSHHMAMAKRTNRSKQRGTLQDAVKNADVFIGVSAPGVLKPEWVSTMAEKSIIFAMANPTPEIFPEEAKAAGAYIVGTGRSDYPNQINNVLAFPGIFRGALDARAKNITLEMQLAAAKGLASIVSNDKLSVDCILPNAFEPNVAKIVAESVKNAAKY
- a CDS encoding 2-hydroxycarboxylate transporter family protein gives rise to the protein MSMTKDFQINKIYIGSLPLPIFAICSIIVIIAAQLDMLPKTLIGGFAVILPLGWFLGTVGQNIPFFKKFGAPAILSLIVPSLLVYCGVFDENTLTAAKMLMKDSNFLLFYIASLVCGSILGMHRVILIQGFIRMMIPMLLGMCLAALVGVCVAVAFGDTWEHAFFYTVSPVMAGGIGEGVLQLSNAYSNILEQDYDKFVSALIPATVVGNFFAITFTAIMSRIGEVKPHLSGHGQLVKIEFDGLTDALKEDKTPLDARAMSGAVMILATLFIFGMILEKITHFPGPVLMIIATAFVKYFRLLPESVERGSQQWYKFISGNFTFPLMAGLGLLYIDLGSVVNVLTIPYFITIISVVFTVSMTGFVCSFFLKMYPVEASIISSCQSGMGGTGDVAILSTANRMNLMPFAQVATRLGGALMVICTTALLRYLHM
- a CDS encoding substrate-binding domain-containing protein; the encoded protein is MYFILIQYFLLNNTIDVFIGYANYAPVIQQNSQLTIIDIPNHLLPTIEYSIALLNPTNIVAKLFIDFLQNKQAQECLLKYGFS
- a CDS encoding lipopolysaccharide core heptose(II) kinase RfaY — encoded protein: MNNFANIIEIEHGDMKFAYVENNEINYLDLFDQFLAEEGHHELLDPSDKLERYTYLINHNQSKFIFKIDGGVEERLERRIIAKITGDFYFNLIHKLAKISLDKCDIAYELYLVAFDKKTKRHYMIFNFVEGRSLKWEEMNKYGDQVKDCIEKLHSYNLVSNDVHGGNFILTPEGKIKAIDLTNSGFIWLTKANDAIELKERFNIKIKVPVMAMAIKKFTHGFKKLSRKLRGKEV